Genomic segment of Harmonia axyridis chromosome 6, icHarAxyr1.1, whole genome shotgun sequence:
TGAGAactgtttcatataattttttacaGTTTATTGAATACAATCTTGCTATACAGCAGAAAGATGATTTAATCCTTCAGCTGACTGAAAGTCTACAACAATCTATAACAAATAGGGAAGAACTGAAAACACAAGTTGAccattttaaaaatgaattggAACATTTACATAAACAGTTAGAAACAACTTCTCATATGATATTGAAGAATGAGGTGAAAACTAGATCTCCCGAATTGGAAATAGTTAAAAGAATTGAAGAGGTAAAGTTTCAATGTGTTCtgtttttttcaattccttCATATTTATCTTTCAGGATATTTCATTTGATcttgaaaatacaaattttgaaatcgaatGCTCTAAATTAGAAGAAACTTTAGGAGGAAAACAAGTTGtaatgttgaataatattagAAAAACAATTAATAAgcatattgatgaaaataaagaaaagaatGAAGATGCCCTCACCAAAATGAAGGTAGAATACATTGtctttgaatataaataaatcaataatatAATCCTGATTGtcttatattaataataattgtcTTTATaatctttttaaattttcttcaattagGCAACAATGCAAGAAGAAAAAGATTTTTACGAGAAAgaaatttcaagaatgaaaGAAACTCTAGAAACAATGAGAAATGGAAATGCAGAAATGATAGAAATCAGACAAGAAATAGAGAGTAAACATCAAAAGGAAATGGAAGATCTGAGAAGATACTTTGAGCAAAAATGTACAGACCTTGAGAAAAAGTAAGTGGTTATTGTTATTACCAAATTCAAgccaaaattcttattgaatgTATTTAATTTACATGCAGCAGTGAAGTGAAATTAGGGTATGATTAATTTTCGTTTAAATGTTTAACAGTGTGTCGTAAAACTGATTTTGTGAAATTTCAGTTATTCAGAAGAAATTTTCAGTCAGCAATCCCGCAAAAGGTCAGCTTCAATTACTTCTTCCGATAATGAACTTCCTTGCGATATACCAGGTCTTCCAAGTCGTCCAGGTCCTGGAGGGGATGCTCCTTCTTCTCTCGACACTTATCGAATCAATTACACAAAAAGAGCGCTCCAAAACCTTTCTAGAACCGATTTGGTGAATCTGAAGGAAGACTTTAAAAATTTAACTaccattttttcgaaattcgatgTTGAAAATTCCTCCGAAAATGATTTATCTAAGTTGAAAGACGAATTGGGTAATTTCGATGTGAAGAATTTATTCAAAGTTGAAATGGAAGCCTTCAGgaatgaaatgaagaacaaataTAATGCCGAATTGGAAATATTGAATCAGGATTACGAGAACAAAGTGGATATGTTGAACGTAAGTTAGTGTTCTAGTCGGTTTATTCCTCATTTGCAGCGTTGTTTTTAAAGGTACAACAGGAAGAGAAATTGAATTCAGTGAGGAAAAAGTATCTGGAAGAGATTGACACCTTGAAGGATATCTTGAATAAGACTAATAAATCTCTTGAGTACAGCTGTTCGGTTCAAGAGGTGGTAAGGTTCCCGTCAGGAAGAGACTTTATATTTCATCTTgagaatttaaattttcagggAAACTCCGGAGACTTTGAAATAAACGAAGTAATCCAGAGCTACGAGAGGAGATTACAAGAACAAGTCACCATGGCCAAAATCGACATTATTGCAGCTCTAGAAAACCAAATACAGGTAAGAATTGCCCATATAAAGATCGAAAATTTACGGTAGAATTCTTCAGAGGCTTGCCGAGAACGAAGGATCGGAGGAAGAGTGGCCCCAAGAGCTGTTAACCCTAAAGGAACGTTTCACTAGGAAGTTCGAGAAAAGGATGGCCGAAATGGAGGAAGACCATCAGAACGAGATGGTAAGAATGAAGGAGGAACACATGAGAAGCCTCAACGGGGCCCTGGAACGGGCTAGAAGGCGCAGCTTGATTGACGGCGATGGCTTGCCGTTACCGGATGGTAAATTGATCGAGGAAAGGTGAGATTCATTGAAATACTTCTTGGGCAAGTATTTTGGCGCTCCATCTTTTGTCCCTGCCGAATAAAACTGCATCTATCCGGATCTTTTTTTCCAGGGATAACTTCAAGAAGCAGGCTGGTTTGCTGAGGAAGCTGCTGGGAGAACTGCTGAAGTACTTCACCCAGTGCGAGGACGAGGTCAACAACACCTTGGTGGATGAGCTGGTCCGTCAAGCCTCTGAAAAAAACTTCACTGACATAGAAAGGGAATTGAACGAGTCCACCTCTTCGACCAGGACGGACAGCAGCACTTCAACCGTAACCCCGTCAGTCAAACGGGTCCACCTGGCCCCCAACTTCAAGGATCTCATGAGCATAGTCGAGAACTCCTCGGAAAGGGAACACCAGGAGTTCTCTGCTGACCTGAAGAACGAGCTTGAGTCTTGTCTGGACAAGCTGAAGTCCGAGGCTAACGCCCTGCTGGCCCTATCGGTGAACGTCACGAAGAAATCCGACTCGGAGGACCAGGCCGATATGAGTGTGGGTTCTCTGAACCGGAAGCTGATCGAGGAGGTTCAGCTGAGGATGAAGGTGGCCGAAGAGGCCGATGCGCAGAGGAACGTTATAGAGACGATGGAGAGGGAGAGAGCAGTGCTGGAGGCACAGGTTGTGGAGCTGATAGAGAGGCTGAATGTGACGCAGACGGATCTGGAGAAGACGCAGATGAAGATGTCCGGGTTGTTGGAGAGCGGTCAGAGGGAGATCGTTTCTGAGGGTTACGGGGGAACTGGTTTCAGAGGGGAGCATGAAGAAGGTGAGTTTTTGATGTTGAGGCTTTTAGTGCTAATGGGGTTCGACAATCGGAGATGAGTCAGTTGGAATTGATAGGTTCTTAGGGTGTATTAGTGGGGTTAGAGTTAATCTCTGGGTGGGAGCAGCATTtccgatattttcaatatggcGGGATCAACTAACTAAGGTTGCGTTTCCTTCATGGTCAGGTCATGCAGCGATACTTTTCGACGAGCTTCAAGAAAAGGCCAGAACCCTTCTGGTAGGTTCTCAGGCTCACGACCCTGCCCTTCTACACCTCCTGGAAGATCTGGTGGGCGTAGGAGAGAGGATTTTGGAGGAGTACAACGCGGTGAAGAAGGACCTCGAACAGCAGGTAGGTCGTCCGGTATTCCACTCtgacaaattgatttttttttttttttgatcatttgaaattttctttcctGATCGTCGATCACGACCGTTCGACGTTGTGATCCCGATGCTTGTGTTAATTCATCTAACAGAGACGTGTGCTGCATGCGGTCATCAGGTTAGGTGCTCATTAATGCTAATTGTAAACACGGCGCGCGAAATTATTAGAGACTGGGTTGCGGTTTGGAAATTCCTCGGGAATGATATTCAGATTCGAGCGCTGATTGAGGTTGTTTCAGTTAATTTACCGCAGATTTGTTTGTTTGCTGCATTCAGAGAACGTATCAAGTATGAATGTCAACAATGAGTTGAGCTTTTGATGACTGAGGatctattaaataaaaaaatctgtttACATGACGAGTCTTCTATAGTGGTAGATCAAAAGAATCCATACCGAAGAGGTCTAAGGAATTcatagatacagggtgattcaccgggatggcctataagacgtttatggaaaatgaTCATAatcttgagctgaaaatttgcatattggggcttgggacaatgatctttctccctaaaatattttcagatctctacaacttccggttataccggaaacagactaataattccttatttcgaatggcacacccagtatattattaaaTCATTAGAAAGTTTTTTTgccgacaatttcggcaatatgccatactttgggtaaaaacccaacggttcatgagttaatgggattcttatgaaaaaaatggtggagtTGGGGACTcacattttgttgaatttttcgttAGAAAAAGCatttttcgaaaacatttttttctttttcgattctgcaaatacgtagtattatgaaactgtttgcggtttggaacaaacatatacaggatgtttataagaagatcatgaacttggacaactcaaattaatcaaaactcaagattttcaaattagaacctatattttttattatttcagtcgattctacttacaaaaaccgttgagtttttacccaaggtatggcatattgtcgaaattgtcgtcaaaaaaagctatctaatgatgtaataacatactgggtgtgccatttgaaataaggaagtagtagtatgtttccattaaaaccggaagttgtatcgatctgaaaatattttagagagaaaaatcattgtctcaaacctcaatatgcaaattttcagctcgaaattatgattatgatatgtttcataggccatcccggtgaatcatcctgtattaGATCGGTGAAATTTTCAACTGATAACTTCTGAAATCTTTCATGAAACTGCAAATTTATCTTGGATAGACTCATTTTGAAAAGTGATACAACAAAATTCAAAGCCCTGTAAATAagaaatatctcaatgaaaaaatattttatagatcgctttttatacagggtgttagtgaataagtgcaggggcgattctgcatgaaaaataaATGACAGTTTGCTAAATAAATTTGTTCGCGCCAGTCTTTgagaaaaacttcaacaccctgtatctccgaataCGAAGcactaaaattatttttttaaacagAATAACCTCCTGTAAATTGTCGCAATTATTtactaacaccctgtagaacCCTAATTGACGTTTAATAAATAGGACTCATCAACGTCTCATAAAGAAATTCAGAGAATATGGACACTTTCATGATTCACCAATTCTTGAGAGTAACCTTATCAATAGAAGACGAGAATATTACGAAACCCTCATTAAATAACATTTAGACTATTCACTTCTCCAATACCCAACGACAAAAACTCGTTAAAAAGGAGTCAAATATCGACGCCAAGTTCACAATTTGTTGATAAACAAACTCACTTCCTATGCTGCAACCGAGGAAAAGCGATAAGGTCCAAAGCAAATAGCTTTCTAATAATTCCCTAAtttattgaatatctagaataaATAACGAGACGTCTAAACTTGAACTAGTTCGAAAACGGCGAACACCGATTATTTTTGTATGGAATTTTGCGTGAGAAACACTGTGGTGATATTTTTAAGCGTTTTCGCGACTTTAAATTTAGAGTATTTCCCGAGTTGACGGTCGAGTTTAATTTAGCTTAATAAATAGCAGCGGTGTAGTTCCGATGTGATCAGAAATGTGTAATAAGGGAAAAATTAAATTGGACCTAACCAAGTGTGCCAGGTTGTACGGAGATTATTTGGGCACCAAGTGGTCCTACGAAGTGACGAAAAATGTCTTACACGGATTGGAGTCGAAGCTCGAGATGCAGGAAGCGGCTATTGCCTTCCTGAAGACCGTTGGGTTCTGCCCTGTTCAGGTTAGTCGGTGATTTTGGTGTTTATCATCGACGTAAAGTTAGGTTAGGTCAGATTTTGAAAAGCGGATTTGACGGTTGATTGTTTTTTTAGAAATCAAATAATGACCTTTGATTTCTTATGATCATGGACAACATCGTTGTCCAAACGGCGTTAAATGTAAATCAAGATTCCGTGGACAACagtgtaaataattcaaatttagtAGAATACAGAGTCTACTGTGATACCTAAGTATTTCATAAACCTGTTGAGGTTATGATGAATTGttcaggttaggttaggttaggtttgctAATTCTTTTAGTTTGCagaattatcaaataaaatttcttagTACTTTATGGCAAATTTGATACTCCTAAGTATCAAATTTGCCATAAAGTACTAAGAAATTTTACTTAGGAGTATCATGAAGTTCCTTCAATTTCGTTGGTTAGAATTAACAGTGTCTCAGATACTCTTTGAAACGATCTGTATGCTACTCAATATGTTGTAAAAGTCTCACTGAATTTATAAAGAAATCGAAACATTTTCAGcctgaaatgaatattcaatatttttttcaaatatagtaCCTAGTTGctcgaaataatttcaaatactttttcaaaaatgagcTTATGTCCTAATTAGATATATTTCAAAAGGATCCTTGACAGCTCTGTATGTTTATAAATAATTCCAGTAAACAAACAATTGGAagttatgaataataatataatttttataattgattGTACAACTTTAGAACAGCTTATCCTTTCAACCTCTGACCTCGGATTAGTCATAAAAGTCATGTGAGAAAATATTGATGAACATATATTGGGTTAATTTGGTTTGGTAGATGAATGTAGGTTTAAATATAACCTTCACTTAATTATcttatcaaattaactagtatTAAACAGAAACCTTCCTTGGATTACTCAAAAAGTCATGAGAGAAAATTTAGTCGAATATTATTTAGGTTATATCAGGTTAGGTTAGGCTCTATCAAATTATCTTACGTCCTATCAAATTGACTGAGATTAAACTAGAAGCTTCGGATTACTCAAAAAGTTATTAGAGTAAATTTAGAACAACatttttgaggttatgttaggttatgtCGGGTCAGGCAGACATTTTCTTCCTACTCCTTCATACTCCTTACCCTAACCTAAACATTTGGTGACGTTGATGCAGATCGATGTGGCCCACAAAAAATACAAGCAGACCTGCAGGTTCCTGGAGGAACAGGCGTCCGACAGGGAGATGGAAAGGGACGAGTCCCAGAGACAGATCCTCGCGCTCCAAGACCAGCTCAAGGGCTTGGACCGAGACCGGGCCAACTACGTTAACATAAACGAAGAGGTTGGTGCCCCCTTGTTGGGTATAGTCATTTGGGCCAAAGGCCTAGTGCCGTTCGAGTAAAACGAAGATCGGGGCTTGTGAAATTCGAGGTGCTTCGTTTTGTTCGAACGTCTTTATCGTAGTAAATCTAGAACTCTATGctaattttgcactttttcacgCATGTGTCCACCTTGACAGGTTTTTAGAGGAGGTATGTTGAAAAAGCTCGATGTTTGTCTGTCTGTTGTGTTATGGTTCTCATGCGAGGATGTGTGGAAGATCACGGACTGCATTGTTCCTTCCACGTATCTTCCGCTTCTCTAACTGCACTAACCACGTGTTTAACAAGCTCTAATGAACATTTTCAGCAAGGTGTTGGTGAAAAGGCTAGCAGCACAGGTGTTGTAACAGTGAGTGTCACGGCTTACTTCATTCTACGTTAAATGTCACTCGAATAAAGCTTCTTCAATACGCGGAAAAAGGTTTGCCAACTTCTTCTTTCGAACGGGACACTTTAGTCCTCAGGGTTATTATATTCTGGATATATGATATCCCTCCAAATTACATGTGACTTAAGAATATTAATCTCCTTATCTATCTTTGAAGTatctattttctttcatttgatgACAAAGAAGACCTACTGTCTAAgacttttgaaatattttagatATCAACCTAATTGAACTGAAAAAGTATCTAACAAAACGTTTGAAACAATAATTTGAGTTATGTCTTTAATTTCTCTTTTAAAAGAGTAAGTACAGCTACTTTTCCAAAAAAGTAtctaaatatctttcaaaaGTATACCTCCAATGTATTCCTATGACGTTATATCGATATCCGATAAAGGGAGCCCTCTAATATTGTCAAGGCCGGTTACTTGTCGACTTCCCCCCGTACCTGAAGGAAATGCATCTTCCAAATTGTCGCGTGGAGCGTTCATAAACACGCGTTTATTTTTGATCGCGCTTCTCGGTCTATTTTTGTTACCGAGCCTTCTGATTTCCAACAGTGATTCTTCGCGGAATCCGAAAAGATGGTCACATTCCTTCACGCATAAAGTTTCCCGCTTCGGAAGAAGAAGTTCAAACAGTTCATCCGACTAATCGAAGCCGAAAACCACCAactttcaaaattctaaaatttacGAAAATTCCTAGGTCGAGCACTTAGACGGCCAGTTGAAGGAAACCGTTGGTCTCTTGGAGGTCAAGGATCAGAAGCTGAAGGATGTAGAGGCGGAGAAAGATGAGGCGGTGGAGAAGATCTTCTTCCTCAGGGACGTCATAAGGGAGCTGGAATCGCAGCTGAAGGCTAAAACGGAAACTGAGGCCGATCTCAGAACCCTGATTTCCGATTTAGAACAGGTGATAACCCAGCAGACTCAGGAGGTGAAGGAAAAAGCAGATGCGTCTGATGATGTCGACGGCTCCGAAACGCGAAGGTACAGGGAGCAAGTGAGGACGCTAGAGGCTGAGGTGCAGAAGCTGAGGCTAAGTCAAGAGCTGGTGGGAACTGAAGGAGCCCTTAGAGAGCTCAGGAATCAGGTCAGTAACTGCATCCCTCAAAAACCatcctcaatatttttttcttaataataatatcctCTTTCAGCTCGCCGAGATTGAAACTACCATCGACAAGAAAACCAAAGAACTCGAAGATCAGAGTTCTATAGCTTCTAACACGACCTGCAGCTCTCCATCTGAAGACATGTCGGTTAGAGACGTTGTAagtgtaatttttttgaattattggcAATTCTAATACAATTACGTGTCGATTTAGGTTAGACCTAGGACCCCGACAAGCTTGACCGGAAACGATGGTGAGATTCCCCTACAACAATTGGCTAGACTGAAGGAGAAACTGGTGAGGCATGCcagagctgaagatgctgccATGAAGAGAATAAGGGATTTGGAGATGCAAGTCTACAACCTCAAATCTACCAACGAGGTGAGTAAGAACAATTTCAACTTTCTTTTTAATACACTTGGATGCTCAAATGCTATTTGTACTCatcattttttatatgtatgtacAAAATCAGTTTATTTTCTAGGAACATAAGGCAGAGAAAGAAATCCTGAAGAAAGAAATATCCGACCAACTGGGTCTCATATCCTCTCTACAAATCAGACTGGACGATCAAAGGATAAGGGCCGAACATATCGAGAAACAGACCAATTCTTCCCTAGAGAACAAAATCTACGATCTGCAGAGGGAAATCAACGATCTACAAGAGAACCTGCAGGCCAAAAACAAGACGATAACGAATCTGAGCGGTTTGCTGGAAGACATGAAGCAGAAGATGGAGGACAGAGAAAGCGAAGCCAGTATGGCCTCGGAAGACGAGATGATAATAACCATGCAGAAAGAGATCGAGCATCTTAGGAACCAGAACGAGCTCCTTCACAAGAGGTTGAACACCGGTGTGGACATCATACCAAATCTGGTGGAGAATATTATTTCGGACAAGAATTCGGACATAGAATCGTTGAAGCAGAAGTTGGAATCTGCGGAAAGACAACTTGAGATGTACAATTCTTTGAATCTGGACAAGAGCCAAATATCGACTTTGAAGAGTTTGAAGAACTCCGGTACTTCACTTAGTGAAGTCCTGTCTATCATAGAGTTAAGCAGTCCGGACCAAGCCAGAAGAATGCCGGACACTGAACAAGATTCCGATCTTATCAATTTAATCAAGAGGAGACCAATGCTTAAGAACGATACAGTATTTTTACCTTCTGATGATGTCAGAGAGATATCTAGTATTGAGAATTTAGGGGGTTCCAACCCTCATTATTTATCTATCACGCCCTTAGGAAAGAAAAATTCCACAGAGGTTAAATCGGCTGAAAGACATGTACATTTCAATATATCCAACAAAGATTCCAATCAGACTGAAGTGAAAATTCTGATTGCTGAATTGGATAAACTAAGATCGGAGCTAACGCTAAAAGACGAAATGATAAAAGattgcaatgaaaaattaaaaactttgaCGCAACTCGAAAGTAACATAGATTTCTTCCAATCGAAATTGGAGGAAACGCAACATACCTTAAAAGACGTTACTGATAACTtccaaaaagaaatagaaaacaAAG
This window contains:
- the LOC123683368 gene encoding A-kinase anchor protein 9-like isoform X1 → MESSETDEVHENADPNATKITTIISIKDSDSSLSLSITPPSLGDGNKDEHTLAQSEDSISEHLSSTSTSIENDRSLNEIEIEHIPNFPLDIEKIEEESKHDHNTENSLSSHFQKENNAVNLPSLDEMNLFNSEQGEVKSILEEILNNDQFISDSESLSKKSKEDSFDIFANLDLEDKSLTERLMNQVGNDDYFGNEDHLDNASKQIEDLEELLDIKEQTIIALTGELDSFRDAVSNHSTISIGTSTEYKQLQDDYQNKFIEYNLAIQQKDDLILQLTESLQQSITNREELKTQVDHFKNELEHLHKQLETTSHMILKNEVKTRSPELEIVKRIEEDISFDLENTNFEIECSKLEETLGGKQVVMLNNIRKTINKHIDENKEKNEDALTKMKATMQEEKDFYEKEISRMKETLETMRNGNAEMIEIRQEIESKHQKEMEDLRRYFEQKCTDLEKNYSEEIFSQQSRKRSASITSSDNELPCDIPGLPSRPGPGGDAPSSLDTYRINYTKRALQNLSRTDLVNLKEDFKNLTTIFSKFDVENSSENDLSKLKDELGNFDVKNLFKVEMEAFRNEMKNKYNAELEILNQDYENKVDMLNVQQEEKLNSVRKKYLEEIDTLKDILNKTNKSLEYSCSVQEVGNSGDFEINEVIQSYERRLQEQVTMAKIDIIAALENQIQRLAENEGSEEEWPQELLTLKERFTRKFEKRMAEMEEDHQNEMVRMKEEHMRSLNGALERARRRSLIDGDGLPLPDGKLIEERDNFKKQAGLLRKLLGELLKYFTQCEDEVNNTLVDELVRQASEKNFTDIERELNESTSSTRTDSSTSTVTPSVKRVHLAPNFKDLMSIVENSSEREHQEFSADLKNELESCLDKLKSEANALLALSVNVTKKSDSEDQADMSVGSLNRKLIEEVQLRMKVAEEADAQRNVIETMERERAVLEAQVVELIERLNVTQTDLEKTQMKMSGLLESGQREIVSEGYGGTGFRGEHEEGHAAILFDELQEKARTLLVGSQAHDPALLHLLEDLVGVGERILEEYNAVKKDLEQQIDVAHKKYKQTCRFLEEQASDREMERDESQRQILALQDQLKGLDRDRANYVNINEEQGVGEKASSTGVVTVEHLDGQLKETVGLLEVKDQKLKDVEAEKDEAVEKIFFLRDVIRELESQLKAKTETEADLRTLISDLEQVITQQTQEVKEKADASDDVDGSETRRYREQVRTLEAEVQKLRLSQELVGTEGALRELRNQLAEIETTIDKKTKELEDQSSIASNTTCSSPSEDMSVRDVVRPRTPTSLTGNDGEIPLQQLARLKEKLVRHARAEDAAMKRIRDLEMQVYNLKSTNEEHKAEKEILKKEISDQLGLISSLQIRLDDQRIRAEHIEKQTNSSLENKIYDLQREINDLQENLQAKNKTITNLSGLLEDMKQKMEDRESEASMASEDEMIITMQKEIEHLRNQNELLHKRLNTGVDIIPNLVENIISDKNSDIESLKQKLESAERQLEMYNSLNLDKSQISTLKSLKNSGTSLSEVLSIIELSSPDQARRMPDTEQDSDLINLIKRRPMLKNDTVFLPSDDVREISSIENLGGSNPHYLSITPLGKKNSTEVKSAERHVHFNISNKDSNQTEVKILIAELDKLRSELTLKDEMIKDCNEKLKTLTQLESNIDFFQSKLEETQHTLKDVTDNFQKEIENKEENEKDLRMDLVKKNMYLEEQEKELNMLREDAVRKDDMYLNLAKETKNLRKEKEVLEDKMKEFQEIEEILNVKNGAILELEKQVAVLKNKNSVEEQNLEQRLRQNEEQCESLKIRLESFSRENANKDQNIAKLKSDNEKLTRIVKIETENGEKLRKDLQNRDSIIEENEKKIKRLRKEIEVLKNEKADLKMQIEISKQELLAKETELSGKMEEGLVKTVEELEKKVLTLQLENSSKIDDLDNLNDKVRSLNEELGRYQDLVAEKDRIIARFRIDSEQLQANLKVIQNKMQENGNIIDLSKKLRDEQIKNSDLIEEIHMMKAQMMSYGMTEKDNMVASLEDIAEQVKKELDYSVEIDSNIINATEEIESVESNLESKYLELKERCREYQKSYKILQYELEKKRLELDTLQLEDGNLIEQLRIQLESATENELELETLAKSWKKQCQMYETEITKLKSQMSNTNSKSESTDYKNLPSKESQELIKLKKEVDSLNEQLAELKEENKGLKKRRKELENDLKYNKEMLEVKKGEVENLERKISNVSKREEELKERLHQKVKEVENSRFLIDDMERERKDMKLQMDRLNANLKQLEQEAMNRPIVPSSPHPEVPVADQLMSKIEELNFAVKNDKRTMDLILRLTNDNKNLKCKILELEKHGAVNVPSENHINRSNYLFAKCLRVESYRKALIWQKNYIVYLLGAYQDTTDLAPMDRVRRGQKKLRFSGIQKFRSYVYAIISLVRMKSIVRRWHSGTRFPENVNSRYKNISSELPKAQKSGPGNFKVGQPVSRQLFSPLARSSGYGQFDGNSVNFSGHIITSSESRGNESGNLEKPDDDPWSGDSPPCRDSSKNKGRISSNLTLLRAPHLLNQYAERYGKIEENLEALLNTDPSK
- the LOC123683368 gene encoding golgin subfamily A member 4-like isoform X4; this translates as MESSETDEVHENADPNATKITTIISIKDSDSSLSLSITPPSLGDGNKDEHTLAQSEDSISEHLSSTSTSIENDRSLNEIEIEHIPNFPLDIEKIEEESKHDHNTENSLSSHFQKENNAVNLPSLDEMNLFNSEQGEVKSILEEILNNDQFISDSESLSKKSKEDSFDIFANLDLEDKSLTERLMNQVGNDDYFGNEDHLDNASKQIEDLEELLDIKEQTIIALTGELDSFRDAVSNHSTISIGTSTEYKQLQDDYQNKFIEYNLAIQQKDDLILQLTESLQQSITNREELKTQVDHFKNELEHLHKQLETTSHMILKNEVKTRSPELEIVKRIEEDISFDLENTNFEIECSKLEETLGGKQVVMLNNIRKTINKHIDENKEKNEDALTKMKATMQEEKDFYEKEISRMKETLETMRNGNAEMIEIRQEIESKHQKEMEDLRRYFEQKCTDLEKNYSEEIFSQQSRKRSASITSSDNELPCDIPGLPSRPGPGGDAPSSLDTYRINYTKRALQNLSRTDLVNLKEDFKNLTTIFSKFDVENSSENDLSKLKDELGNFDVKNLFKVEMEAFRNEMKNKYNAELEILNQDYENKVDMLNVQQEEKLNSVRKKYLEEIDTLKDILNKTNKSLEYSCSVQEVGNSGDFEINEVIQSYERRLQEQVTMAKIDIIAALENQIQRLAENEGSEEEWPQELLTLKERFTRKFEKRMAEMEEDHQNEMVRMKEEHMRSLNGALERARRRSLIDGDGLPLPDGKLIEERDNFKKQAGLLRKLLGELLKYFTQCEDEVNNTLVDELVRQASEKNFTDIERELNESTSSTRTDSSTSTVTPSVKRVHLAPNFKDLMSIVENSSEREHQEFSADLKNELESCLDKLKSEANALLALSVNVTKKSDSEDQADMSVGSLNRKLIEEVQLRMKVAEEADAQRNVIETMERERAVLEAQVVELIERLNVTQTDLEKTQMKMSGLLESGQREIVSEGYGGTGFRGEHEEGHAAILFDELQEKARTLLVGSQAHDPALLHLLEDLVGVGERILEEYNAVKKDLEQQQGVGEKASSTGVVTVEHLDGQLKETVGLLEVKDQKLKDVEAEKDEAVEKIFFLRDVIRELESQLKAKTETEADLRTLISDLEQVITQQTQEVKEKADASDDVDGSETRRYREQVRTLEAEVQKLRLSQELVGTEGALRELRNQLAEIETTIDKKTKELEDQSSIASNTTCSSPSEDMSVRDVVRPRTPTSLTGNDGEIPLQQLARLKEKLVRHARAEDAAMKRIRDLEMQVYNLKSTNEEHKAEKEILKKEISDQLGLISSLQIRLDDQRIRAEHIEKQTNSSLENKIYDLQREINDLQENLQAKNKTITNLSGLLEDMKQKMEDRESEASMASEDEMIITMQKEIEHLRNQNELLHKRLNTGVDIIPNLVENIISDKNSDIESLKQKLESAERQLEMYNSLNLDKSQISTLKSLKNSGTSLSEVLSIIELSSPDQARRMPDTEQDSDLINLIKRRPMLKNDTVFLPSDDVREISSIENLGGSNPHYLSITPLGKKNSTEVKSAERHVHFNISNKDSNQTEVKILIAELDKLRSELTLKDEMIKDCNEKLKTLTQLESNIDFFQSKLEETQHTLKDVTDNFQKEIENKEENEKDLRMDLVKKNMYLEEQEKELNMLREDAVRKDDMYLNLAKETKNLRKEKEVLEDKMKEFQEIEEILNVKNGAILELEKQVAVLKNKNSVEEQNLEQRLRQNEEQCESLKIRLESFSRENANKDQNIAKLKSDNEKLTRIVKIETENGEKLRKDLQNRDSIIEENEKKIKRLRKEIEVLKNEKADLKMQIEISKQELLAKETELSGKMEEGLVKTVEELEKKVLTLQLENSSKIDDLDNLNDKVRSLNEELGRYQDLVAEKDRIIARFRIDSEQLQANLKVIQNKMQENGNIIDLSKKLRDEQIKNSDLIEEIHMMKAQMMSYGMTEKDNMVASLEDIAEQVKKELDYSVEIDSNIINATEEIESVESNLESKYLELKERCREYQKSYKILQYELEKKRLELDTLQLEDGNLIEQLRIQLESATENELELETLAKSWKKQCQMYETEITKLKSQMSNTNSKSESTDYKNLPSKESQELIKLKKEVDSLNEQLAELKEENKGLKKRRKELENDLKYNKEMLEVKKGEVENLERKISNVSKREEELKERLHQKVKEVENSRFLIDDMERERKDMKLQMDRLNANLKQLEQEAMNRPIVPSSPHPEVPVADQLMSKIEELNFAVKNDKRTMDLILRLTNDNKNLKCKILELEKHGAVNVPSENHINRSNYLFAKCLRVESYRKALIWQKNYIVYLLGAYQDTTDLAPMDRVRRGQKKLRFSGIQKFRSYVYAIISLVRMKSIVRRWHSGTRFPENVNSRYKNISSELPKAQKSGPGNFKVGQPVSRQLFSPLARSSGYGQFDGNSVNFSGHIITSSESRGNESGNLEKPDDDPWSGDSPPCRDSSKNKGRISSNLTLLRAPHLLNQYAERYGKIEENLEALLNTDPSK